Below is a window of Escherichia coli DSM 30083 = JCM 1649 = ATCC 11775 DNA.
GGATGGAGTTGGTCGGGCGGTTACCTTCGAACACTTTGAACGGCACCACGTAGTCAAGCGTTGCCGGATCTTTACCCTGATCGCGATATTCCTGCTCAACCACTTCGCGGGATTTACCAAACGCCAGCGCTTCGGTCTGAGCAAAGAAGTTAGACAGCAGTTTCTGGTGATGATCAGAGAGCGGGTTATGGGTGATAGCCGGAGCGATGAAATCGCACGGTACCATTTTGGTTCCCTGGTGGATCAGCTGATAGAACGCGTGCTGACCGTTCGTGCCAGGTTCACCCCAGATAATCGGGCCAGTCTGGTAATCCACAACCTTACCGTTACGGTCAACATACTTACCGTTGGATTCCATATTGCCCTGCTGGAAGTACGCCGCGAAACGGTGCATATACTGGTCATACGGCAGAATCGCTTCAGTTTCCGCGCCAAAGAAATTGTTGTACCAGATGCCAATCAGCGCCAGCAGTACAGGCAGGTTTTTCTCGGCAGGCGTGGTGGAGAAATGCTTGTCCATCGCGTGTGCGCCAGAAAGCAGTTCAACGAAGTTATCAAAGCCGATGGAGAGAACAATCGACAGGCCAATCGCTGACCACAAAGAGTAACGACCGCCGACCCAGTCCCAGAATTCGAACATGTTGGCAGTATCAATACCAAACTCGCCAACGGCTTTGGCGTTGGTTGAGAGCGCAGCGAAGTGTTTCGCAACGTGTTTCTCATCACCTGCCGCTTTCAGGAACCAGTCACGCGCGCTATGGGCGTTGGTCATGGTTTCCTGAGTGGTGAAGGTTTTAGATGCTACCAGGAACAGCGTGGTTTCCGGGTTTACTTTTTTCAGCACTTCCGCGATGTGAGTCCCATCGACGTTAGAAACAAAGTGCATGTTCAGGTGGTTTTTGTATGGACGCAGTGCTTCAGTCACCATGTACGGGCCGAGGTCAGAACCGCCGATCCCGATGTTCACTACGTCAGTGATTGCCTTGCCGGTATAGCCTTTCCACTCACCGGAAATAATCGCTTCCGAGAAGGTTTTCATCTTCTCCAGCACTGCGTTGACTTCCGGCATAACATCTTTGCCATCAACCAGAATCGGGGTATTGCTACGGTTACGCAGCGCTACGTGCAGTACGGCGCGGTTTTCAGTGCGGTTGATCTTCTCGCCAGAGAACATCGACTTAATCGCGCCCGCCAGATCGCACTCTTTCGCCAGATCTTGTAATTTCGCCAGCGTCTCTTCAGTGATGCGGTTTTTGGAGTAATCCACCAGCATCTGATCGTCGAAGGTTGCGGAGAACTTAGAAAAACGATCGCCGTCTTTAGCAAAAAGATCGGCGATCGTAACGTCTTTCATTTCATCGAAGTGTTTCTGTAGTGCCTGCCAGGCAGCGGTCTGCGTTGGATTGATGTTTTTCATTAGCAATACTCTTCTGATTTTGAGAATTGTGACTTTGGAAGATTGTAGCGCCAGTCACAGAAAAATGTGATGGTTTTAGTGCCGTTAGCGTAATGTTGAGTGTAAACCCTTAGCGCAGCGAAGCATTTATTAGCTGAACTACTGACCGCCAGGAGTGGATGAAAAATCCGCATGACCCCATCGTTGACAACCGCCCCGCTCACCCTTTATTTATAAATGTACTACCTGCGCTAGCGCAGGCCAGAAGAGGCGCGTTGCCCAAGTAACGGTGTTGGAGGAGCCAGTCCTGTGATAACACCTGAGGGGGTGCATCGCCGAGGTGATTGAACGGCTGGCTACGTTCATCATCGGCTACAGGGGCTGAATCCCCTGGGTTGTCACCAGAAGCGTTCGCAGTCGGGCGTTTCGCAAGTGGTGGAGCACTTCTGGGTGAAAATAGTAGCGAAGTATCGCTCTGCGCCCACCCGTCTTCCGCTCTTCCCTTGTGCCAAGGCTGAAAATGGATCCCCTGACACGAGGTAGTTATGTCTGAAATTGTTGTCTCCAAATTTGGCGGTACCAGCGTAGCTGATTTTGACGCCATGAACCGCAGCGCTGATATTGTGCTTTCTGATGCCAACGTACGTTTAGTTGTCCTCTCGGCTTCTGCTGGTATCACTAATCTACTGGTCGCTTTAGCTGAAGGACTGGAACCTGGCGAGCGATTCGAAAAACTCGACGCAATCCGCAATATCCAGTTTGCCATTCTGGAACGTCTGCGTTACCCGAACGTTATCCGTGAAGAGATTGAACGTCTGCTGGAGAATATTACTGTTCTGGCAGAAGCGGCGGCGCTGGCAACGTCTCCGGCCCTGACAGATGAACTGGTCAGCCACGGCGAGCTGATGTCGACCCTGCTGTTTGTCGAGATCCTGCGCGAACGCGATGTTCAGGCACAGTGGTTTGATGTACGTAAAGTGATGCGTACCAACGATCGATTTGGTCGTGCAGAGCCAGATGTAGCCGCGCTGGCGGAACTGGCCGCGCTGCAGCTGCTCCCACGCCTCAATGAAGGCTTAGTGATCACCCAGGGATTTATCGGCAGCGAAAATAAAGGTCGTACAACGACGCTTGGCCGTGGAGGCAGCGATTATACGGCAGCCTTGCTGGCGGAGGCTTTACACGCATCTCGTGTTGATATCTGGACCGACGTCCCGGGCATCTACACCACCGATCCACGCGTGGTTTCCGCAGCAAAACGCATTGATGAAATCGCGTTTGCCGAAGCGGCAGAGATGGCAACTTTTGGTGCAAAAGTACTGCATCCGGCAACGTTGCTACCCGCAGTACGCAGCGATATCCCAGTCTTTGTCGGCTCCAGCAAAGACCCACGCGCAGGTGGTACGCTGGTGTGCAATAAAACTGAAAATCCGCCGCTGTTCCGCGCGCTGGCGCTTCGTCGCAATCAGACTCTGCTCACTTTGCACAGCCTGAATATGCTGCATTCTCGCGGTTTCCTCGCGGAAGTTTTCGGCATCCTCGCGCGGCATAATATTTCGGTAGACTTAATCACCACGTCAGAAGTGAGTGTGGCATTAACCCTTGATACCACCGGTTCAACCTCCACTGGCGATACGTTGCTGACGCAATCTCTGCTGATGGAGCTGTCTGCACTGTGCCGGGTGGAAGTGGAAGAGGGTCTGGCGCTGGTCGCGTTGATTGGCAATGACCTGTCAAAAGCCTGCGGCGTTGGCAAAGAGGTATTCGGCGTACTGGAACCGTTCAACATTCGCATGATTTGTTACGGCGCATCCAGCCATAACCTGTGCTTCCTGGTGCCCGGCGAAGATGCCGAGCAGGTAGTGCAGAAGCTGCATTTTAATTTGTTTGAGTAAACACAGTATGGCCCGGAAGACATTATTTCGGGCCGTATTGTTTTTCTTGTCATTATGCCCATAAATAAACGAGTCTATTCCCTGTTAACCAGCGTCTTTATCGGAGAATAATTGCCTTTAATTTTTTATCCGCATCTCTAACTAATTATCGAAAGAGATAAATAGTTAAGAGAAGGCAAAATGAATATTATCAGTTCTGCTCGCAAACGAATTCCCGTACACTGAACTCTCTGGCTCACTGAGGGCACCATTATGGCACTCCCCCGTATTACCCAAAAAGAGATGACTGAACGCGAGCAGCGTGAACTTAAAACACTGCTGGATCGGGCGCGGATTGCGCATGGTCGCGTACTGACCAACTCCGAAACTAACAGCATTAAGAAAGAGTACATCGATAAATTAATGGTCGAGCGTGAGGCTGAAGCGAAAAAAGCCCGCCAATTGAAGAAAAAGCAGGCTTATAAACCGGATCCTGAGGCGTCATTTAGCTGGTCAGCAAATACGTCGACGCGCGGCAGACGCTGATTAACGCCCCTTCTTTTTGCGCCCCGGCGAGGTAAAACGCTTACCGTTGGACGCCGGGCGACCGCCTTTTTCCGCCGTTTTTTCCATCTTAACGACTGGACGTTTGATGCCTACCGTTTTCGGTTTGGCCTTCGCTTTAGGTTTTGCCTCGGAAGAGGAATTTTCAATGAGCTTAAAGAGATCGATTAACTCATCGTCGGTTAAATCGCGCCACTCACCCAGCGGAATGCCGCTTAAGCTGACGTTCATAATGCGCGTACGTTCCAGCTTTTTCACTTCGTAACCAAAGTGCTCGCACATGCGACGAATCTGACGGTTCAGCCCCTGCACCAGGGTAATGCGGAAGACAAACGGTGCTTCTTTTTTGACTTTGCACTTTTTAGTTACCGTCCCGAGGATCGGTACTCCCGCCCCCATACCACGAATAAATTCATCGGTAATCGGTTTATCAACCGTCACCAGATACTCTTTCTCATGATCGTTACCCGCACGGAGGATCTTATTCACCAGATCGCCGTGATTGGTGAGGAAAATCAGCCCCTGGGAATCTTTATCCAGGCGGCCAATCGGGAACACGCGTTTGCTGTGGTTAACGAAATCGACAATGTTATCGCGCTCGCCATCTTCGGTGGTGCTGACAATACCGACGGGCTTGTTCAGGGCGATAAGTACCAAATCTTCGGATTCCCGAGGCTCAATCAACTGACCATTTACTTTCACAACGTCGCCGGGTTTCACCTGATCGCCAATGGTGGCTCGCTTGCCATTAAGGAACACATTGCCTTGCTCGATATAGCGATCCGCTTCGCGGCGTGAGCAAATTCCGCTTTCGCTGATGTATTTATTTAAACGGACTGATGAGTCGGGCAGCATAAATTCTCCTGTAAAACGCGGAATATACCGTACCTCTTAGCGGGGAAAAACAGGGTTATGCGGCAACGTCGAAATTAAATGTGATCTGCCACGCCTTTTATCACAAAAGTGTCTCCGGAAGTACGATGCAAATTTGCCTGGCAAAATAAGAATAATCAACAAATTACGCATCGCTGCACACCTGTGCTGATGACTACTACGCAGAGAAACAAATGTGCAAGAGAAAGCGCTATTTCCCCCCATGCAAAGAGTGAAAAATCGCTTTGAAAGGCCATCATGATGGGGTTATATCAGATCAAGCGGTGAGAAAGCGTATTTGCACAAATGTGCAGAACCAGGAGGCGGCAATGGAAAACAGTGACGATATCCGTTTGATTGTGAAGATTGCCCAACTCTATTACGAACAGGATATGACGCAGGCGCAAATTGCGCGCGAACTGGGTATTTATCGCACTACCATCAGCCGCTTGCTTAAACGAGGCCGCGATCAGGGAATTGTCACCATCGCCATCAACTATGACTACAACGAAAATCTCTGGCTGGAGCAGCAAGTGAAGCAAAAGTTTGGCCTGAAAGACGTTGTGGTGGTGTCAGGAAATGATGAGGATGAAGATATTCAACTGGCGATGATGGGGTTACACGGCGCGCAACTGCTGGATCGCTTGCTGGAACCTGGCGATATTGTCGGTTTTTCCTGGGGCCGCGCGGTGAGCGCACTGGTTGAAAACTTGCCGCAGGCGGGGCAATCGCGGCAGTTAATTTGCGTGCCGATTATTGGCGGCCCGTCCGGTAAACTCGAAAGCCGCTATCACGTAAACACATTAACCTACAGCGCGGCAGCGAAGCTGAAAGGGGAATCGCATCTCGCGGATTTTCCGGCGCTGCTGGATAACCCATTAATTCGTAATGGGATCATGCAGTCTCAGCACTTTAAAACCATCTCTGCCTACTGGGATAATCTGGATGTCGCCCTGGTGGGAATTGGCTCACCGGCCATTCGCGACGGCGCTAACTGGCATGCGTTTTATGGTGGTGAAGAGAGTGACGAC
It encodes the following:
- the pgi gene encoding glucose-6-phosphate isomerase, with amino-acid sequence MKNINPTQTAAWQALQKHFDEMKDVTIADLFAKDGDRFSKFSATFDDQMLVDYSKNRITEETLAKLQDLAKECDLAGAIKSMFSGEKINRTENRAVLHVALRNRSNTPILVDGKDVMPEVNAVLEKMKTFSEAIISGEWKGYTGKAITDVVNIGIGGSDLGPYMVTEALRPYKNHLNMHFVSNVDGTHIAEVLKKVNPETTLFLVASKTFTTQETMTNAHSARDWFLKAAGDEKHVAKHFAALSTNAKAVGEFGIDTANMFEFWDWVGGRYSLWSAIGLSIVLSIGFDNFVELLSGAHAMDKHFSTTPAEKNLPVLLALIGIWYNNFFGAETEAILPYDQYMHRFAAYFQQGNMESNGKYVDRNGKVVDYQTGPIIWGEPGTNGQHAFYQLIHQGTKMVPCDFIAPAITHNPLSDHHQKLLSNFFAQTEALAFGKSREVVEQEYRDQGKDPATLDYVVPFKVFEGNRPTNSILLREITPFSLGALIALYEHKIFTQGVILNIFTFDQWGVELGKQLANRILPELKDDKEISSHDSSTNGLINRYKAWRG
- the lysC gene encoding lysine-sensitive aspartokinase 3, whose amino-acid sequence is MSEIVVSKFGGTSVADFDAMNRSADIVLSDANVRLVVLSASAGITNLLVALAEGLEPGERFEKLDAIRNIQFAILERLRYPNVIREEIERLLENITVLAEAAALATSPALTDELVSHGELMSTLLFVEILRERDVQAQWFDVRKVMRTNDRFGRAEPDVAALAELAALQLLPRLNEGLVITQGFIGSENKGRTTTLGRGGSDYTAALLAEALHASRVDIWTDVPGIYTTDPRVVSAAKRIDEIAFAEAAEMATFGAKVLHPATLLPAVRSDIPVFVGSSKDPRAGGTLVCNKTENPPLFRALALRRNQTLLTLHSLNMLHSRGFLAEVFGILARHNISVDLITTSEVSVALTLDTTGSTSTGDTLLTQSLLMELSALCRVEVEEGLALVALIGNDLSKACGVGKEVFGVLEPFNIRMICYGASSHNLCFLVPGEDAEQVVQKLHFNLFE
- the yjbD gene encoding DUF3811 domain-containing protein; the encoded protein is MALPRITQKEMTEREQRELKTLLDRARIAHGRVLTNSETNSIKKEYIDKLMVEREAEAKKARQLKKKQAYKPDPEASFSWSANTSTRGRR
- the rluF gene encoding 23S rRNA pseudouridine(2604) synthase RluF; amino-acid sequence: MLPDSSVRLNKYISESGICSRREADRYIEQGNVFLNGKRATIGDQVKPGDVVKVNGQLIEPRESEDLVLIALNKPVGIVSTTEDGERDNIVDFVNHSKRVFPIGRLDKDSQGLIFLTNHGDLVNKILRAGNDHEKEYLVTVDKPITDEFIRGMGAGVPILGTVTKKCKVKKEAPFVFRITLVQGLNRQIRRMCEHFGYEVKKLERTRIMNVSLSGIPLGEWRDLTDDELIDLFKLIENSSSEAKPKAKAKPKTVGIKRPVVKMEKTAEKGGRPASNGKRFTSPGRKKKGR
- a CDS encoding sugar-binding transcriptional regulator, whose protein sequence is MENSDDIRLIVKIAQLYYEQDMTQAQIARELGIYRTTISRLLKRGRDQGIVTIAINYDYNENLWLEQQVKQKFGLKDVVVVSGNDEDEDIQLAMMGLHGAQLLDRLLEPGDIVGFSWGRAVSALVENLPQAGQSRQLICVPIIGGPSGKLESRYHVNTLTYSAAAKLKGESHLADFPALLDNPLIRNGIMQSQHFKTISAYWDNLDVALVGIGSPAIRDGANWHAFYGGEESDDLNARQVAGDICSRFFDIHGAMVETNMSEKTLSIEMNKLKQARYSIGIAMSEEKYSGIVGALRGKYINCLVTNSSTAELLLK